The following proteins come from a genomic window of Paeniglutamicibacter kerguelensis:
- a CDS encoding DNA glycosylase AlkZ-like family protein, translating into MMLRTEMPTIPIDKLTQEFLRAWSWHRQGLDGNLMGEDAASVLDRVGWARSVGGANIYLTLFARAGIRREAADRLVATQEIHELPTARGCTYVLPAADFAWGLQLGGASAEASVKILLRLGVERDEIERLADSVKEVLLRAKAAGEPPMDPRELKEVLGDQVRNMGEEGKKKGATTTLPAALGLLQADGRIRRVPVNGRLDQQRYSYVAWELPATGESDEAVRSRMVERFLGWTGGATTGQIRWFTAFTVAQTKAALASIGAVDVKTAGDDVLWMMPEDVSLMARFEMPADEDVHLLAGSDSLVLLRRNSSDAFDAAGRAAVTGMGGSALAADLSDHPIVDRGKIIGLWQYDPENERIAWWTFEPASKKVLKRIAEVQAWIGEDLGDFRSFSLDSPKSRLKNIAALDRLRSE; encoded by the coding sequence ATGATGCTGAGGACCGAAATGCCGACAATTCCCATCGACAAGCTGACCCAGGAGTTTCTCCGTGCGTGGTCGTGGCACCGGCAGGGACTTGACGGGAATCTCATGGGAGAGGACGCCGCAAGCGTGCTGGATCGTGTGGGATGGGCCCGTTCCGTGGGAGGCGCCAATATCTACCTGACGCTCTTTGCCAGGGCCGGCATCAGGAGGGAAGCCGCCGATCGATTGGTGGCAACTCAGGAAATTCACGAACTGCCCACGGCGCGCGGGTGCACGTACGTCTTGCCAGCTGCCGACTTCGCATGGGGATTGCAGCTGGGAGGAGCCTCTGCGGAAGCCTCAGTGAAGATCCTTCTGCGGTTGGGCGTCGAGCGAGACGAAATTGAACGACTGGCCGACTCCGTGAAGGAAGTCCTGCTGCGTGCCAAGGCGGCCGGAGAACCGCCGATGGACCCGCGCGAGCTCAAGGAGGTGTTGGGCGACCAAGTCCGCAACATGGGCGAGGAGGGCAAGAAGAAGGGCGCCACCACGACTTTGCCCGCGGCGCTTGGATTGCTGCAGGCGGACGGACGAATCCGGCGGGTCCCGGTGAACGGCCGCTTGGACCAGCAGCGCTATTCGTACGTGGCGTGGGAGCTTCCGGCCACGGGGGAGAGCGACGAAGCGGTGCGGTCTCGGATGGTGGAGAGGTTCCTGGGATGGACCGGCGGGGCGACGACGGGACAGATTCGTTGGTTTACGGCGTTCACCGTTGCGCAGACCAAGGCTGCGCTGGCTTCGATCGGTGCGGTGGACGTCAAGACCGCAGGCGATGACGTGCTGTGGATGATGCCGGAGGACGTGTCCTTGATGGCAAGGTTCGAGATGCCAGCCGATGAGGATGTGCATTTGCTGGCCGGATCGGATTCCCTGGTGCTGCTTCGCCGGAACTCAAGCGACGCATTCGACGCCGCGGGACGGGCAGCCGTCACCGGAATGGGTGGCTCCGCCTTGGCGGCCGATTTGTCCGACCACCCGATCGTGGACCGCGGAAAAATCATCGGATTGTGGCAATACGATCCGGAGAATGAACGAATCGCGTGGTGGACGTTTGAGCCGGCGAGCAAGAAGGTCCTGAAACGCATCGCCGAGGTGCAGGCGTGGATCGGCGAGGATCTGGGGGACTTCAGGTCGTTTAGCTTGGATTCGCCAAAATCACGCTTGAAGAACATCGCCGCGTTGGATAGGTTGCGGAGTGAATGA
- a CDS encoding GNAT family N-acetyltransferase produces MTVNFLPMSPADTEDVIAFLTSNGFPFHVQAEPQPQSVRAGVEGGRFWNSETQGYWVLRDGQRLGIVSLEDLQDASPLFDLRLDEAHRGRGLGVEVVRALCDLVFTTMPGVLRFEGQTREDNIAMRKTFLRCGFLKEAHYRMGWPTEDGGHVASTAYAILRQDWQHGTVTTFDWEEIHIQTS; encoded by the coding sequence ATGACCGTAAATTTCCTGCCGATGTCCCCTGCCGATACCGAGGACGTCATAGCATTCCTGACCTCAAACGGGTTTCCATTCCATGTCCAGGCCGAGCCACAGCCCCAATCCGTGCGGGCTGGCGTTGAAGGCGGCAGGTTCTGGAATTCGGAGACCCAGGGTTACTGGGTTCTCCGGGACGGTCAGCGCCTCGGCATTGTCTCGCTTGAGGATCTGCAGGATGCCTCCCCGTTGTTCGACCTGCGCCTGGATGAAGCACATCGCGGCAGGGGCCTGGGCGTGGAAGTCGTCCGTGCGCTCTGCGACCTGGTCTTCACCACGATGCCCGGTGTCCTGCGTTTCGAGGGGCAAACCCGCGAGGACAACATAGCGATGCGCAAGACCTTCCTGCGGTGCGGCTTCCTCAAGGAGGCCCACTACCGCATGGGCTGGCCGACCGAAGACGGCGGGCATGTCGCCTCCACCGCCTACGCAATCCTGCGCCAAGACTGGCAGCACGGCACGGTAACCACGTTCGACTGGGAAGAGATCCATATCCAAACATCGTGA
- a CDS encoding response regulator transcription factor encodes MPASRFSPTQLPRLTHPDGTPIRVLVVDDEPSLAELVSMGTRMLGWEATVAHDGPSAVKAARTSNPDVLVLDWMLPGFEGPEVLRKVRMYLPEVPVLFLTAKDAVEDRIEGLGIGADDYVAKPFSLEEVLLRLHKLVERSGASAADTAELVVGDLVLNTDSHDVTRAGVPINLTATEFDLLSYLMLNARRVVSKAQILDNVWHYDFGGQANIVELYISYLRKKIEADWPPMIHTVRGAGYMLKPAQ; translated from the coding sequence ATGCCAGCCTCACGCTTTTCTCCCACCCAGCTGCCCCGCCTCACCCACCCGGACGGAACCCCCATCCGGGTCTTGGTGGTCGACGATGAACCCTCGCTTGCCGAACTGGTCTCAATGGGCACGCGCATGCTCGGCTGGGAAGCGACGGTAGCGCACGACGGGCCCAGTGCCGTCAAAGCGGCACGTACCTCCAACCCGGACGTCTTGGTCCTGGACTGGATGCTGCCCGGATTCGAGGGCCCAGAGGTGCTCCGCAAGGTCCGCATGTACCTTCCCGAGGTGCCGGTGCTCTTCCTTACCGCCAAGGACGCCGTCGAGGACCGCATCGAGGGGTTGGGCATCGGGGCCGACGATTACGTGGCAAAGCCCTTCAGCCTCGAGGAAGTCCTGCTGCGGCTGCACAAGCTGGTTGAACGCTCCGGCGCCAGCGCCGCCGACACCGCCGAACTCGTCGTGGGCGACCTGGTGCTGAACACCGATTCGCACGACGTCACCCGGGCCGGGGTTCCCATCAACCTGACCGCCACGGAATTCGACCTGCTTTCATACCTGATGCTCAACGCCCGCCGGGTGGTTTCCAAGGCCCAGATCCTGGACAACGTGTGGCACTACGATTTCGGCGGCCAGGCCAACATCGTCGAACTCTACATCTCGTACCTGCGCAAGAAGATCGAGGCCGACTGGCCCCCGATGATCCACACGGTGCGCGGCGCCGGGTACATGCTGAAGCCCGCACAATGA
- a CDS encoding LysR family transcriptional regulator yields the protein MIDLQALRSLVTIERYGSVIAAADALGFTASAVSQQIKKLERTLDAPVLERQGRGVRLTERGHLLVAEGGPLLRELERVTTLVESPVLAKRRLRVIAFSTAMRGLVAPALALYQSSGAHHAKLETQLRSVEPEAAVQQIARGDADLAVVHNWSSIPLAIPPGVRAQALGFDEADVVLPANHRLAFQAAVARSELIDEPWAATPAGAICHEALMRLFADLGVVPRVVAEDPEFATLIALASAGVAVALVPRLGRGPLDASVVARPLSDAPQRRTIQVIYRDSMAGSPAVTELTGLLREVFERTEGRVGGQGAG from the coding sequence ATGATCGATTTGCAGGCACTGCGCTCGCTGGTGACCATTGAGCGGTACGGCTCGGTGATCGCCGCCGCCGACGCGCTCGGCTTCACCGCCTCGGCCGTCTCGCAGCAGATCAAGAAGCTTGAACGAACCCTTGACGCCCCGGTGCTCGAACGCCAGGGCCGGGGCGTGCGCTTGACCGAGCGCGGCCACCTGCTGGTGGCGGAGGGCGGCCCGTTGCTGCGCGAGCTGGAGCGGGTGACCACGCTGGTCGAGTCACCCGTGCTGGCCAAACGCAGGCTGCGGGTCATCGCGTTCTCCACGGCGATGCGCGGGCTGGTTGCCCCGGCGCTGGCGCTCTACCAATCCAGCGGGGCACACCATGCGAAGCTGGAAACCCAGTTGCGCAGCGTCGAGCCGGAGGCCGCGGTGCAACAGATCGCGCGCGGGGATGCCGATCTGGCGGTGGTGCACAACTGGAGCTCGATCCCGCTGGCCATTCCGCCGGGCGTGCGTGCGCAGGCCCTCGGGTTCGACGAGGCCGACGTGGTGCTCCCGGCCAACCACCGGCTGGCGTTCCAAGCCGCCGTCGCCCGCAGCGAGCTCATCGACGAGCCCTGGGCGGCGACCCCGGCCGGGGCCATCTGCCACGAGGCGCTCATGCGGCTCTTCGCGGACTTGGGAGTGGTGCCGCGGGTGGTGGCCGAGGACCCGGAGTTCGCAACGCTCATTGCGCTGGCCTCCGCCGGTGTGGCGGTTGCGCTGGTCCCGCGGCTTGGCCGCGGCCCGCTGGACGCCTCGGTGGTGGCCCGCCCGCTGTCCGACGCGCCACAGCGACGCACCATCCAGGTGATCTACCGCGATTCAATGGCCGGCTCGCCGGCCGTCACCGAACTCACCGGCCTCCTGCGCGAGGTGTTTGAGCGGACCGAGGGCCGGGTCGGCGGGCAGGGCGCGGGCTAG
- a CDS encoding sensor histidine kinase gives MSNHARPRITQPEAPEKDSGTGPEDDLSASDSPPPAGSPAAPNDPPFPSAPEGTPEDLPRADPSAEHSFSRRYGHFTLQRRLLLALIGSLAMICAVIGLLINAGMRQTLSSQLNEQLAFAADRAEAYSRSQGHPTNPAPLFAPGQASGTLNAKIVSGYLFAAGVLDEKTGERKDIVDTDTLPLSQLVVGAPPVVRHLSIGDYLLSAQPDPANGGILITGLPLEPNERTIASLTWLTVIISTAGLAATGLAGSIIIRRSLAPLKRVSSVASSVANAELDAGTVALEVRVAPEDSVPGTESGDVGNALNALLDNVATAFAAREQSEAQMRQFVADASHELRTPLSAIRGYTELLSATEHFSDDGQRSLDRVLEQSTRMSSLVENLLLLARLDEKHQLKKAPVNLGQLVSEITEDFRITTPDHHWVTRVPETPVVVSADASSLRRVITNLLANARKHTSAGNTVMVRLDTDSAAQEAVLQVEDTGEGIDEAFLPHVFKRFTRADSARSGADGTTGLGLPIAQAIAEAHGGTISVVSKPGQTVFTVRLPLPDDVPPKPDHPTKVAKPPTQPRA, from the coding sequence ATGAGCAATCACGCACGGCCCCGCATCACGCAGCCGGAGGCACCGGAGAAGGATTCCGGCACCGGCCCGGAGGACGATCTGTCGGCTTCCGACTCTCCCCCGCCCGCCGGCAGCCCCGCGGCTCCGAACGATCCACCGTTCCCATCCGCACCAGAAGGGACTCCCGAGGACCTCCCCCGAGCCGATCCGTCCGCGGAGCACTCATTCTCCCGGCGTTACGGCCACTTCACCCTGCAGCGCCGGCTCCTGCTGGCCCTCATCGGCTCCCTCGCGATGATCTGCGCGGTGATCGGCCTGCTCATCAACGCCGGCATGCGCCAGACACTGTCCAGCCAACTCAACGAGCAGCTGGCTTTCGCCGCCGACCGCGCCGAAGCCTACTCACGCTCGCAGGGCCACCCAACGAATCCAGCGCCCCTTTTTGCGCCCGGCCAGGCCTCGGGAACCCTCAATGCCAAGATCGTCTCCGGATACCTGTTCGCCGCCGGTGTGCTCGATGAAAAGACCGGCGAGCGCAAGGACATCGTCGACACGGACACGCTGCCGCTTTCGCAGCTGGTGGTCGGTGCCCCTCCCGTCGTCAGGCACTTGAGCATCGGCGACTACCTGCTCTCTGCCCAGCCGGATCCGGCAAACGGCGGCATCCTGATCACCGGTCTGCCGCTGGAACCAAACGAGCGAACCATCGCATCCCTGACTTGGCTGACAGTGATCATCTCGACTGCCGGGTTGGCAGCCACCGGGCTGGCCGGCTCGATCATCATCCGCCGCTCCCTGGCGCCACTGAAGCGTGTCTCGTCCGTGGCTTCCTCGGTGGCCAATGCCGAGCTTGATGCCGGCACCGTGGCCTTGGAGGTACGGGTGGCACCGGAGGACTCGGTTCCCGGCACGGAATCCGGGGACGTCGGCAACGCGCTGAACGCACTGCTGGACAACGTGGCAACCGCCTTCGCCGCGCGCGAGCAGTCGGAGGCACAGATGCGCCAATTCGTGGCAGACGCTTCCCACGAGCTGCGCACCCCGCTGTCGGCCATCCGCGGCTACACCGAACTTCTCAGCGCCACCGAGCATTTCAGCGACGACGGCCAGCGCTCGCTGGACCGTGTGCTTGAACAAAGCACCAGAATGAGCTCGCTGGTCGAGAATCTGCTGCTGCTGGCCCGCCTGGATGAGAAGCACCAGCTCAAGAAGGCTCCGGTAAACCTCGGTCAGCTGGTTTCGGAGATCACCGAGGACTTCCGCATCACCACCCCCGACCACCACTGGGTCACCCGGGTGCCGGAAACTCCGGTCGTGGTCTCGGCAGACGCCAGTTCGCTGCGCAGGGTCATCACCAACCTGCTGGCCAACGCCCGCAAGCACACCTCGGCGGGAAACACCGTCATGGTAAGGCTGGACACCGATTCCGCTGCCCAAGAGGCCGTGCTCCAGGTCGAAGATACCGGGGAGGGCATCGACGAGGCGTTCCTGCCCCACGTCTTCAAGCGCTTCACCCGAGCGGATTCCGCGCGGTCAGGGGCCGACGGCACCACAGGACTGGGCCTGCCCATCGCGCAAGCCATTGCGGAGGCCCACGGCGGCACCATCTCCGTCGTCTCCAAGCCCGGACAGACTGTATTCACCGTGCGGCTGCCGTTGCCAGACGACGTCCCGCCCAAGCCTGACCACCCGACCAAGGTGGCGAAGCCACCCACGCAGCCGAGGGCTTAG
- a CDS encoding FAD-binding oxidoreductase: MGTQDFPGASSLRTLSASLHGTLVTAADTEYDEARTVWNAMIDRRPLLVIRAADVADVPVALTFARENNLPLAIRGGGHNVAGHGTVDKGLVLDLRALNTVHVDPASRVVRTGPGTLLGELDRATSAHSLAVPVGVVSQTGVAGLCLGGGFGWLTRTHGLTVDNLLAVDLVTAEGEELHADAETNPDLLWGLTGGGGNFGVVTDFTFRAHPMPENLYAGNLIYRAEHWTQALRALRDWSTGLPDQMTVIATVLVPPADWDLGSKSILVVGFLWADPDQAAGAACVEAFTTVAPPDEQDISPVSWPAWQSAMDSLFPKGVRAYWKNTAFDALSDGAIDVLVAHGTQLDWPGTAFDIHVMGGSMGRVPADATAFPDRSSPFWINIYGFWNDATRDNHHVAFIRGFHREMQRFSSGGEYVNFSSGDESLPHGFDALGVYGAEKLARLTALKRRYDPHNRLRLNHNITLPHAGG, translated from the coding sequence ATGGGCACACAGGATTTTCCCGGGGCATCCTCTCTTCGGACGCTGTCCGCTTCCCTGCACGGCACACTTGTCACGGCCGCGGACACCGAATACGACGAAGCGCGGACAGTGTGGAACGCCATGATCGACCGCCGCCCGCTGCTGGTCATCAGGGCGGCCGATGTCGCGGACGTCCCCGTTGCCCTGACCTTTGCCAGGGAGAACAACCTGCCGTTGGCGATCCGTGGCGGCGGTCACAACGTGGCCGGGCACGGCACCGTCGACAAAGGGCTCGTGCTTGACCTGCGGGCGCTCAACACCGTGCACGTTGATCCCGCGTCACGGGTGGTCCGGACAGGGCCCGGAACACTGCTCGGCGAATTGGACCGTGCCACCAGCGCCCATTCACTCGCCGTCCCCGTCGGCGTCGTGTCACAGACCGGGGTGGCGGGCCTGTGCCTCGGAGGAGGATTCGGCTGGCTCACCCGGACCCATGGCCTGACCGTGGACAACCTCCTCGCTGTAGACCTGGTCACGGCCGAGGGTGAAGAGCTCCACGCCGATGCCGAAACCAATCCAGACCTGCTCTGGGGTCTCACCGGCGGCGGCGGAAACTTCGGTGTCGTCACGGACTTCACGTTCAGGGCCCACCCAATGCCGGAAAACCTCTACGCCGGAAACCTCATCTACCGGGCAGAGCACTGGACGCAAGCCCTGCGCGCGCTGCGCGATTGGTCAACGGGACTGCCCGACCAGATGACCGTCATCGCCACCGTGTTGGTGCCGCCGGCCGACTGGGACCTGGGTTCCAAGAGCATCCTCGTCGTCGGTTTCCTGTGGGCGGATCCGGACCAAGCTGCCGGCGCCGCCTGCGTGGAGGCTTTCACCACCGTGGCTCCCCCGGATGAGCAGGACATCTCGCCCGTCTCTTGGCCCGCATGGCAGTCCGCCATGGACTCGCTGTTCCCCAAGGGCGTGCGCGCCTACTGGAAGAACACTGCATTCGATGCCTTGTCGGACGGGGCAATCGACGTCTTGGTCGCCCACGGGACACAGCTCGACTGGCCCGGAACGGCATTCGACATCCACGTCATGGGAGGCTCCATGGGCAGGGTCCCCGCCGACGCAACCGCATTTCCCGATCGTTCGTCCCCGTTCTGGATCAACATCTACGGGTTCTGGAACGATGCGACCCGGGACAACCACCACGTGGCATTCATCCGCGGCTTCCACCGCGAGATGCAGCGATTCTCCAGCGGCGGGGAGTACGTGAATTTCTCCAGCGGCGACGAGAGTCTTCCCCATGGATTCGACGCGCTGGGTGTGTATGGAGCGGAAAAGCTTGCCCGGCTCACGGCGCTCAAACGCCGCTACGATCCTCACAACCGGTTGCGCTTGAACCACAACATCACCCTGCCCCACGCCGGCGGTTGA
- the tadA gene encoding tRNA adenosine(34) deaminase TadA — MIPERSSHRELMGLALAEARAALATGDVPIGALILGPDGNVLATGRNEREAHGDPTAHAEVIAIRAAADALRASGNDDGWRLEDCTLVVTLEPCAMCAGAIVLSRIPKVIFGAWDEKAGAVGSVFDILREPRLNHWVEVYPGVREEECAKLLTDFFRAKR; from the coding sequence GTGATTCCTGAAAGATCCAGCCATCGTGAGCTCATGGGCCTGGCCCTCGCCGAGGCCCGCGCCGCTCTGGCCACCGGCGATGTACCCATCGGTGCGCTGATTTTGGGGCCGGATGGCAACGTGCTTGCCACCGGCCGCAACGAACGCGAAGCCCACGGGGATCCCACCGCGCATGCGGAAGTGATTGCCATCCGAGCGGCCGCGGACGCTCTGCGTGCCTCGGGAAACGACGATGGCTGGCGTCTGGAGGACTGCACGCTGGTGGTCACCCTTGAACCCTGCGCCATGTGCGCCGGGGCGATCGTGCTCTCCCGCATCCCCAAGGTCATCTTCGGGGCCTGGGATGAGAAGGCCGGGGCTGTCGGTTCGGTGTTCGACATCCTGCGCGAACCGCGGCTAAATCACTGGGTCGAGGTCTACCCCGGTGTGCGGGAAGAGGAATGCGCCAAGCTGCTCACTGATTTCTTCCGCGCAAAGCGGTAG
- the upp gene encoding uracil phosphoribosyltransferase: protein MRVQVIDHPLVAHKVSVLRDKNTPSPVFRQLTDELVTLLAYEATREVKTVQVQIETPVAVTTGIAFAKPTPLVVPILRAGLGMLEGMTRLVPTAEVGFLGMARNEETLDIITYAERLPSDLTGRQVFVLDPMLATGGTLIESIKFLFDRGAEDVTCICLIAAPEGLARLEEAYGDNDKVHLVLASLDEKLDEKSYIVPGLGDAGDRLYGVAH from the coding sequence ATGCGCGTACAGGTAATTGACCACCCGTTGGTGGCCCATAAGGTATCGGTCCTTCGAGACAAGAACACCCCGTCGCCGGTATTCCGGCAGCTGACCGACGAGTTGGTGACCCTGCTGGCCTACGAGGCAACGCGCGAGGTCAAGACCGTACAAGTCCAGATCGAGACCCCTGTGGCAGTGACCACGGGCATCGCCTTCGCCAAGCCGACCCCGTTGGTGGTGCCGATCCTGCGCGCAGGCCTGGGCATGCTCGAGGGAATGACCCGTCTGGTGCCGACCGCCGAGGTCGGCTTCCTGGGCATGGCCCGCAACGAGGAAACCCTGGACATCATCACCTACGCAGAACGCCTTCCGTCGGACCTGACCGGCCGCCAGGTGTTCGTGCTCGATCCAATGCTGGCCACCGGCGGCACGCTGATCGAATCGATCAAGTTCCTCTTCGACCGCGGTGCCGAGGATGTCACGTGCATCTGCCTGATCGCAGCCCCGGAAGGTCTGGCCCGATTGGAAGAGGCCTACGGAGACAACGACAAGGTGCACCTGGTGCTCGCTTCCCTGGACGAGAAGCTGGACGAGAAGTCCTACATCGTTCCGGGCCTCGGCGACGCCGGCGACCGCCTGTACGGCGTGGCCCACTAG
- a CDS encoding winged helix-turn-helix domain-containing protein, which produces MSVTSGYVHVSIRNAQSRAAAAQRTTTPGGYAPAGYRQLHAVPATHETRPMTAPTPIVAPSGTPGPQPVANDTTARGFVLYVGLDESVAQAQGTSLGKLATQVRAFLATLSPEAQTHAAVALAPASAQGENIDVVRHALGDPTVNRRPRADARPAAPRPSGVLIDLSRREVHLDGETLNLTFKEFELLNYLVENGTRTVGRDELLSNLWRNAEEVPNERTIDVHIRRLRSKLGRLANTVRTVRGQGYRFYEHPEVVVWAAPEYTI; this is translated from the coding sequence ATGTCGGTTACGTCCGGATACGTCCATGTCTCCATCCGCAACGCCCAGTCCCGCGCAGCAGCAGCGCAGCGCACCACGACTCCCGGCGGCTATGCCCCGGCCGGTTATCGCCAGCTTCATGCGGTGCCAGCTACCCATGAGACTCGACCGATGACAGCTCCAACCCCGATCGTCGCCCCGAGCGGCACCCCGGGTCCGCAGCCGGTGGCCAACGACACCACGGCCCGCGGCTTTGTGCTCTATGTCGGTCTTGACGAATCGGTGGCGCAGGCGCAGGGAACCTCCCTGGGCAAGCTGGCAACCCAGGTTCGCGCCTTCCTGGCCACGCTCTCCCCGGAAGCGCAGACCCACGCAGCGGTCGCGCTGGCCCCGGCCAGTGCACAGGGCGAGAACATCGACGTGGTCCGCCACGCGCTGGGCGACCCCACTGTCAACCGCCGCCCGCGCGCCGACGCCCGCCCCGCGGCACCGCGCCCCTCCGGCGTGCTGATCGACCTTTCCCGCCGCGAGGTCCACCTCGACGGCGAGACCCTGAACCTCACGTTCAAGGAATTCGAGCTGCTGAACTACCTGGTGGAAAACGGCACCCGCACGGTGGGCCGCGACGAGCTGCTCAGCAACCTGTGGCGCAACGCCGAAGAGGTCCCCAACGAGCGCACCATCGACGTGCACATCCGTCGCCTGCGCTCGAAGCTGGGCCGCCTTGCCAACACCGTGCGCACCGTGCGCGGCCAGGGCTACCGCTTCTACGAGCACCCCGAGGTCGTCGTCTGGGCCGCCCCGGAATACACCATCTAG
- a CDS encoding EamA family transporter, whose product MKPRDMLLALLVALLWGLNFLFIDLGLRDTLPLVFVALRFAAVAFPLVFFVPKPNVDWKVVAGIGLTMSAGQFGLLFTAMHLGLPTGLAPVALQAQMFFTIALGALFLREYPTRQQIVGSVLGIAGLTVVGLGRVASLPEGAALATVLVPLVVCVAAGFSWGIGNVISRSASGASGLGLVVHSALWVPVPMLGLSLLLDGPAAVGDALTTMGPETLWGVVFTALVASLIGYSIWNTLLGKYPTAKVVPFTLLIPAIGMGSAALVLREYPNDLEIAGAAVLVLGVAVGTLRFKPRAKAPAGPKAERKATEGHGSPEACSGGTTGQAAGQAAGQAAGEPGEAKPSAVAP is encoded by the coding sequence GTGAAACCCCGCGATATGCTCCTTGCCCTGCTCGTCGCCCTGCTCTGGGGACTGAACTTCCTGTTCATCGACCTGGGGCTGCGCGACACCCTGCCGCTGGTGTTTGTGGCACTGCGCTTTGCCGCTGTTGCCTTCCCGTTGGTCTTCTTTGTGCCGAAGCCCAATGTCGACTGGAAGGTTGTTGCCGGCATCGGGTTGACCATGAGCGCGGGGCAGTTCGGGTTGCTTTTCACCGCGATGCACCTGGGGCTGCCCACCGGGCTTGCGCCGGTGGCGCTGCAGGCGCAAATGTTCTTCACCATCGCACTTGGCGCCCTGTTCCTGCGTGAGTACCCGACGCGCCAGCAGATCGTGGGATCGGTGTTGGGCATTGCGGGGCTGACCGTGGTCGGGCTCGGCCGGGTTGCCTCGCTGCCGGAGGGCGCGGCCTTGGCAACGGTGTTGGTTCCGCTGGTGGTGTGCGTAGCCGCGGGCTTCAGCTGGGGCATCGGAAACGTCATTTCGCGTTCGGCCTCGGGCGCATCGGGCCTCGGTCTGGTGGTGCATTCGGCGCTGTGGGTGCCGGTTCCGATGCTGGGTCTTTCGCTGCTGCTCGATGGCCCCGCTGCCGTGGGAGACGCGTTGACCACGATGGGTCCGGAAACCTTGTGGGGAGTGGTCTTCACGGCGCTGGTGGCATCGCTGATTGGATACAGCATCTGGAACACCTTGCTGGGGAAATACCCCACCGCCAAGGTGGTGCCCTTTACCTTGCTGATCCCGGCGATCGGCATGGGCAGTGCCGCGCTGGTGCTCCGCGAATACCCCAACGACCTGGAAATCGCCGGGGCCGCGGTGCTGGTCCTGGGGGTTGCCGTCGGGACGCTGCGCTTCAAGCCGCGGGCAAAGGCGCCGGCAGGGCCAAAGGCCGAGCGGAAGGCGACCGAAGGACACGGTTCCCCCGAGGCCTGTTCGGGCGGGACCACCGGGCAAGCTGCGGGGCAAGCTGCGGGGCAAGCCGCCGGGGAGCCGGGGGAGGCGAAACCTAGCGCAGTGGCGCCGTGA
- a CDS encoding SixA phosphatase family protein translates to MSEHHLKRLVLLRHAKSDYPLGVGDHDRPLAARGNREAPAAGAWLRENDVVPDFIVTSDALRTRSTCAWVISELGDKAPTPYLDSRVYGASAARLCAIINETPDTVTTLMVIGHQPVLQELAMRLASVDSDEEAVYELAMNYPTLGLTVLETEKPWAEVDGRDMRVTNFVVPR, encoded by the coding sequence ATGAGTGAGCACCACCTGAAACGCCTCGTCTTGCTGCGCCACGCCAAGAGCGACTACCCCCTGGGCGTGGGCGACCACGACCGTCCGCTGGCCGCGCGCGGAAACCGCGAGGCGCCGGCGGCGGGGGCGTGGCTGCGCGAAAACGACGTGGTGCCGGACTTCATTGTCACCTCCGATGCCTTGCGCACGCGTTCGACCTGCGCCTGGGTGATTTCCGAGCTGGGCGACAAGGCCCCGACGCCGTACCTGGATTCACGCGTCTACGGCGCCTCGGCCGCCAGGCTTTGCGCGATCATCAACGAAACGCCGGACACTGTCACCACGCTCATGGTGATCGGCCACCAGCCGGTCCTGCAGGAGCTGGCCATGCGGCTGGCAAGCGTGGACTCGGACGAGGAGGCCGTCTACGAACTGGCCATGAACTACCCGACACTGGGCCTCACGGTCCTGGAAACCGAAAAGCCGTGGGCGGAGGTCGACGGCCGCGACATGCGCGTGACTAACTTCGTGGTGCCGCGCTAG